A part of Synergistaceae bacterium genomic DNA contains:
- a CDS encoding dihydrodipicolinate reductase has product MRQAPVRVIIWGLGAMGSGIANLLLKKKGFEIVGAIDMGVKLGKSMYEFLETPRGDRPDVVLTAAEDTIKPGAADIVLICTDSFVKGAFDKIKMSVENGMNVISSAEQMAFPKAAEPELAAEIDRLAKQHGVSVLGTGINPGLIMDLLVVIFTGACEQVDHVLSRRVNSLSPFGPTVMEEQGIGITADEFIKRRDDGSLAGHVGFVESINMIASAIGWKVDRVEQSMEPIVTEVDRKAPYGFAKAGDVAGCSMKGFGYVDGEVKIEMDHPQQIEPQLGGVETGDYVIIKGVPDISMATQPEVPGGIGTVAMCVNMIPHVINARPGLKTMLDLPVPRAIMGDVREMIEE; this is encoded by the coding sequence ATGAGACAAGCGCCAGTCAGGGTGATTATCTGGGGACTAGGAGCCATGGGCAGCGGCATCGCCAATCTCCTGCTGAAGAAGAAGGGCTTTGAGATCGTCGGCGCCATCGACATGGGAGTGAAGCTCGGAAAGAGCATGTACGAGTTTTTGGAGACCCCCAGGGGCGACCGCCCGGACGTCGTTTTAACGGCGGCAGAGGACACCATCAAACCGGGTGCGGCCGACATCGTGCTGATCTGCACCGACTCTTTCGTCAAGGGAGCGTTCGACAAGATAAAGATGAGCGTCGAGAACGGCATGAACGTCATCTCCAGCGCCGAGCAGATGGCCTTCCCGAAGGCCGCCGAGCCCGAGCTGGCTGCAGAGATCGACCGTCTGGCCAAGCAGCACGGGGTATCTGTGCTCGGTACCGGCATAAACCCCGGCCTGATCATGGATCTGCTGGTGGTCATCTTCACCGGCGCGTGCGAGCAGGTCGACCACGTGCTCTCCCGCAGGGTGAACAGCCTCAGCCCGTTCGGCCCCACCGTCATGGAGGAGCAGGGCATCGGGATCACAGCCGACGAATTCATCAAGAGAAGGGACGACGGCAGCCTAGCGGGGCACGTCGGCTTCGTCGAGTCGATCAACATGATCGCCTCCGCCATCGGCTGGAAGGTCGACAGGGTCGAGCAGTCCATGGAGCCGATCGTCACCGAGGTGGACAGGAAGGCCCCTTACGGCTTCGCGAAGGCCGGCGATGTAGCTGGTTGTTCGATGAAGGGTTTCGGGTATGTCGACGGAGAGGTCAAGATAGAGATGGACCACCCTCAGCAGATAGAGCCTCAGCTCGGAGGCGTGGAAACCGGCGACTACGTGATCATCAAGGGCGTGCCCGATATCAGCATGGCCACCCAGCCGGAGGTCCCCGGCGGCATTGGAACGGTCGCCATGTGCGTGAACATGATTCCGCACGTGATCAACGCCCGCCCCGGCCTGAAGACGATGCTCGACCTGCCCGTGCCGCGCGCGATCATGGGCGACGTCAGGGAGATGATCGAGGAGTAG
- a CDS encoding 2-amino-4-ketopentanoate thiolase, with protein sequence MERANKGDWVQIRQTVLTPEERAPQVPEDTKKVPLLLWVKGFACAGAAKGEQVEIETVTGRRTKGELFEVNPRYIHDFGDFVPELLQMDMQLKKLLEEDTPNG encoded by the coding sequence ATGGAACGAGCAAATAAGGGAGACTGGGTTCAGATTCGCCAGACAGTGCTGACCCCCGAGGAGAGGGCACCGCAGGTACCGGAGGACACTAAAAAGGTCCCCCTGCTCCTGTGGGTCAAGGGTTTCGCCTGCGCGGGCGCCGCCAAGGGCGAGCAAGTGGAGATAGAGACTGTCACCGGTAGAAGAACCAAGGGCGAGCTGTTCGAGGTCAATCCACGATATATTCACGACTTCGGCGACTTCGTCCCGGAGCTTCTCCAGATGGACATGCAGTTGAAAAAGCTTCTAGAGGAGGATACTCCCAATGGCTAA
- a CDS encoding PLP-dependent lyase/thiolase gives MANLDMSYAAVMGRRNEIMKRAVGIDYSVFESGGVGFDYERMMREAGYTLEEIREIQSSTGVGDTPILELRNLTALVRKFSPKGKGARIFIKDEAANPSGSFKARRAANAVYHAKRHGYKGVIAATSGNYGAAVASQAAMRGLKCIIVQECYDSRMVGQPEILEKLRACEAYGAEVVQLSVGPELFYTFLVLLEETDYFNASLYTPFGIAGVETLGYELIEQFKSTTGKAPDKVLITHAGGGNVTGTARGMQKAGATDTEIVGASVDLSGLHMASDHDFNRKSFTTGHTGFGIPFATWPDRADVPRNAARPLRYLDRYVLVKQGEVFYITEALAVLEGLERGPAGNTSLTAAFAVAQEMDEDQTIVVQETEYTGAGKHPMPQLSFARSNGIDLLFGDPDDEKPGTNIIFPKDPSFIKVRDFDLDKARNSYIRNCVTNNKLESATEEDVKFLAEDTKSSADYVKGALRELNVTVR, from the coding sequence ATGGCTAACCTCGACATGTCCTACGCGGCGGTGATGGGGCGAAGAAACGAGATCATGAAGCGGGCCGTCGGCATCGACTACAGTGTTTTCGAGTCCGGCGGGGTCGGTTTCGACTACGAGCGCATGATGCGCGAGGCGGGCTACACCCTGGAGGAGATCCGGGAGATCCAGTCCTCCACCGGCGTCGGCGACACGCCGATACTGGAGCTGCGCAACCTTACGGCCCTCGTCCGGAAGTTCTCCCCCAAGGGGAAGGGAGCTCGCATATTCATAAAGGACGAGGCCGCCAATCCGTCCGGGAGCTTCAAGGCACGCAGGGCGGCCAACGCCGTCTACCACGCGAAGCGCCACGGCTACAAGGGTGTTATAGCGGCCACCAGCGGTAACTACGGCGCCGCAGTCGCATCGCAGGCGGCCATGAGAGGCTTGAAGTGCATCATAGTTCAGGAGTGCTACGACAGCAGGATGGTCGGGCAGCCGGAGATCCTGGAGAAGCTACGCGCGTGCGAGGCCTACGGCGCCGAGGTGGTCCAGCTCTCGGTCGGGCCCGAGCTCTTTTATACCTTCCTGGTGCTGCTGGAGGAGACCGACTACTTCAACGCGTCCCTGTACACGCCGTTCGGTATCGCGGGGGTCGAGACGCTTGGATACGAGCTGATCGAGCAGTTCAAGTCCACCACCGGCAAGGCCCCGGACAAAGTGCTGATCACCCACGCGGGCGGAGGCAACGTGACCGGCACCGCCCGGGGCATGCAGAAGGCGGGCGCGACCGACACGGAGATAGTTGGCGCGAGTGTGGACCTCTCCGGCCTGCACATGGCGTCCGACCATGATTTCAACCGCAAGTCGTTCACCACCGGACACACTGGCTTCGGCATACCGTTCGCGACCTGGCCTGACAGGGCCGATGTGCCGCGCAACGCCGCCCGTCCCCTGCGCTACCTGGACAGGTACGTGCTGGTGAAGCAGGGCGAGGTCTTCTACATCACGGAGGCATTGGCGGTGCTCGAGGGTCTTGAGCGCGGTCCCGCCGGCAACACGTCGCTGACCGCAGCATTTGCGGTGGCCCAGGAGATGGACGAAGACCAGACCATCGTGGTGCAGGAGACCGAGTACACGGGCGCGGGCAAACACCCGATGCCGCAGCTCTCCTTCGCGCGCAGCAACGGTATCGACCTGCTGTTCGGGGACCCGGACGACGAGAAGCCGGGAACGAACATCATCTTCCCGAAGGATCCCTCCTTCATCAAGGTCCGCGACTTCGATCTGGACAAGGCGCGGAACTCCTACATACGCAACTGCGTGACCAACAACAAGCTCGAGAGTGCGACAGAGGAGGACGTGAAGTTCCTGGCCGAGGACACCAAGTCCAGTGCCGACTACGTCAAAGGAGCGCTGAGAGAGCTGAACGTAACGGTGAGATAG
- a CDS encoding ornithine aminomutase, with protein MKRADDFEQRRAHIKDLSDEELKARFWELADKIVAPMLELGRTHTTPAVERSVLLRMGFSSLEVKPIVEGVIQRGLMGKGAGNIVWRLSKKLSVSVREAGLALAEGKHWEKVEEIFGKGCA; from the coding sequence ATGAAACGTGCGGACGATTTCGAGCAGAGACGGGCTCACATCAAGGACCTCTCCGACGAGGAACTGAAAGCTCGCTTCTGGGAACTGGCGGACAAGATCGTCGCGCCGATGCTGGAGCTGGGCAGGACTCACACGACTCCGGCGGTCGAGCGCAGCGTGCTACTTCGCATGGGTTTTTCGAGCCTGGAAGTGAAGCCGATAGTGGAGGGAGTCATCCAAAGAGGGCTCATGGGAAAGGGCGCGGGCAACATAGTCTGGCGCCTTTCAAAGAAGCTGAGTGTCTCGGTGCGCGAGGCGGGGCTGGCCCTCGCCGAGGGAAAGCACTGGGAGAAGGTTGAAGAAATCTTCGGGAAGGGGTGCGCATAA